A section of the Oryza sativa Japonica Group chromosome 1, ASM3414082v1 genome encodes:
- the LOC4326976 gene encoding uncharacterized protein, with amino-acid sequence MEEASVTGELLEQEAPSSSISGVDWSQLPADLLVCIFGVLEVPDVFSSGVVCRAWHASFLEARRLGICSSNPGPCLVFSSGDRDPSVVTLHSLTTGKNYYVTMPDPPFRTRYIVGSSHGWLITADERSNLLLVNPATQAQIPMPPPETIANVRIRCNGEGVPHGYDLFKLDMSSQDFDTETEPDDLSWEEGRFYFYTRVVLSADPSSGNCTVMILHLLRNLLFFARVGDTHWTWINVNELCWNYHDVLYNDDDRLFYAIRGNGDVHAINTNGPSPILRVVLDAKSSLVDCAKYIVLSELGGLLQVWRYHHYVNNNKERRTSELVVYKVDLVEHKLVELKDFEGHALFIGFNSSFFLREEDFPMLTPNSVYCTDDTVTYICHSRFGFREVSAFHLEDSSFTDLLPIGSRLNWPPPVWFRPSFSKGPL; translated from the exons ATGGAGGAGGCTTCTGTTACAGGGGAATTGTTGGAGCAAGAAGCTCCATCTTCTTCAATCTCCGGTGTCGATTGGTCCCAGCTTCCGGCGGACTTGCTCGTCTGCATCTTCGGCGTGCTGGAGGTCCCGGATGTCTTCAGCTCCGGTGTGGTTTGCCGCGCCTGGCATGCCAGCTTTCTGGAGGCCCGCCGCCTTGGCATTTGCTCCAGTAACCCTGGGCCCTGCCTCGTGTTCTCTTCCGGCGACCGTGATCCTAGCGTGGTCACCCTGCACAGCCTCACCACGGGGAAGAACTACTATGTAACCATGCCGGACCCTCCTTTCCGTACCCGCTACATCGTTGGGTCTTCCCATGGCTGGCTTATTACCGCCGATGAGCGGTCCAATCTGCTCCTTGTCAATCCTGCGACTCAGGCTCAGATCCCCATGCCACCACCGGAGACAATAGCGAATGTCAGGATACGTTGCAATGGTGAGGGAGTGCCACATGGCTATGATCTTTTTAAATTGGATATGTCATCACAAGATTTTGATACTGAAACAGAGCCAGATGATCTTTCCTGGGAAGAAGGCCGGTTTTACTTCTACACGAGGGTTGTCCTGTCAGCAGATCCATCCAGTGGAAACTGCACTGTAATGATCCTGCACTTGCTACGTAATCTCCTTTTCTTTGCAAGGGTGGGTGACACTCATTGGACCTGGATCAATGTTAATGAGCTATGTTGGAACTATCATGATGTTTTGTACAATGACGATGATAGATTGTTCTATGCAATCCGAGGCAATGGTGATGTTCATGCTATCAATACAAATGGACCCTCTCCAATATTAAGGGTTGTCTTAGACGCCAAGAGCTCACTTGTCGATTGTGCCAAGTACATTGTTCTGTCAGAATTGGGTGGTCTTCTTCAAGTATGGAGGTATCATCACTATGTTAATAATAATAAGGAGAGGAGGACCAGTGAATTGGTTGTTTATAAGGTTGATCTTGTTGAACACAAGCTTGTTGAACTTAAGGATTTTGAAGGCCATGCATTGTTTATTGGTTTCAATAGCTCCTTCTTCCTACGAGAAGAAGATTTCCCCATGTTGACTCCAAATAGTGTCTACTGTACAGATGATACAGTTACTTATATTTGTCATTCAAGGTTTGGCTTTCGAGAGGTTAGTGCCTTCCATTTGGAAGATAGTAGTTTCACCGATCTACTACCTATTGGCTCACGGTTGAATTGGCCACCTCCTGTTTGGTTTAGGCCATCATTTTCTAAAG GTCCACTATGA